CGAACATCGCGTCCGGAACTTCGTCACAGACCAATCAAGTTGTACGCGCCGGTGCGGTCCCACTCTTTCTACGTTTGCTCGGTTCTCCCGCTGCCAACGTCTGTGAACAGGCAGTATGGGCCTTGGGGAACATTATCGGCGATGGCCCATGTCTGCGGGACTACGTTATCAAGCTCGGAGTCGTTCAACCACTATTATCATTCATCAAGCCGGAAATTCCAATACCGTTCCTGCGAAATGTCACATGGGTGATCGTCAATCTTTGTCGTAACAAGGATCCACCACCACCGGTTGATACCATCCTGGAGATCCTACCGGCGTTAAACATGTTGATTCACCACACCGATATTAACATCTTGGTCGACACCGTGTGGGCCCTCAGTTATCTCACAGACGGAGGCAACGAACAGATCCAACTGGTCATCGACAGCAGCGTTGTGCCGAAATTAATTCCCCTATTATCACACGTCGAAGTCAAAGTGCAGACGGCAGCGCTCCGAGCGGTTGGCAACATTGTTACCGGTTCAGATGATCAGACGCAGGTATGTCCGGTTTTCTATCGCAACCCGAACCAAATGAAGAAACGAAACTTATTTTTTCCAGGTTGTGCTCAACTGCGACGCTCTGTCTCACTTCCCTGCGCTGCTCAGTCATCCTAAAGACAAGATACGCAAAGAAGCAGTATGGTTCCTTTCGAATATTACCGCTGGAAATCAAGCGCAGGTGCAAGCCGTCATCGATGCCGGATTGTTGCCCAAGATAATCGAAAACCTAAGCAAGGGTGAATTCCAGACGCAAAAGGAAGCTGCCTGGGCGATTAGTAATCTTACGATTAGCGGCAACCGTGATCAGGTGGCGCAGCTCATTCGGGACGGTGCCATTCCGCCGTTCTGCGATCTGTTGACATGCAAGGATACGCAAGTTATCAATGTAAGTGATGGAAACGGGAACAGAAGATCGTGAAGCGAACTAATTGTTGAATTGCTTTCTCAAAACGATAGGTCATCTTGGATGGAATCAACAACATGCTGAAGCAGGCCGGTCCGCATACTGAAGAAATTGCCAACATGATCGAGGAATGCGACGGTGTGTCCAAAATCGAAGTCTTGCAGAATcacgaaaatattgaaatttataAACTGGCATACGATATTATTGAGCAGTTCTTCTCGGATGATGTAAGTATCAAATTGCTGGATTGGCTTCTCCAAGATGCTGGACTGACCACTATTTTTGCTATTGTATACTTCTGTAGACCGATGAAGCGGTGCTGGACGAATTGAGACCAGCGGCGGATGAGAACGCGTTCCAGTTCAACCAGAACGCGAATGTGCCCAGAGATGGATTCAACTTTTAAGGCAAGTTATGTACCAAGCACACCGTACACACAAGAAACTGTAAGCAAGAAAAGAATCAACCAAAATCTTCCTGGAAATGAAACAAAATTACACACTCCACACTAAGTTGATAGAACCATAACGGAAACAAATCGCGCGCGTCTAGAATCTTTCAAAAGTGTCTCACACATCCTATTCAGAAGAAACGTAACAACGGATCGGTTGATTATTAGTCAGTAAATCAAAAGCTGTAGTAGCTGTACTAGCGTTTACACACAAAAACACACACACTCCCTCAAACAATCGCGCACGTGGAAAAGCAAAGCAAATAGCGAAGCCTAGTTGAAAAGGCGGAAAGGGCGGCAAGCATTAAGCTTGAAAACTATTACTAGTTTTCACTTAGGATTTTCTTCAAATCTTATTAATGGATatctatttattattatataaaaGAATAGAAAGCAGcattaaaacagaacacaaACGAATCATGCTGAAAGGACAGCTTAGGAAGGACTATCTGACGAACGAAACAGCAATGCCATCATCAGTCATACATACACTCACGCATACGTACATACACATATACACAAAGACGCTTaagcaggaaaaaaaaactcatacaAACATACGACATTAttgttttataacaattttTCTTCAGGTTCTGTTTTGatagaaatcaaaaaaatgtGAAACGTAAATTTACTCGTTAGATCCTTCTCTTCTTCGACGTTCGAGTGTCTCTCTTAGGGAAGCGTTTATTTGTATCTcagtttttaaacaattgttagtgtttattagttttttttaatgaaatagaAGGCACTTATCCTATATGCTTAGATGTAGCATCAATGGTTGTTTGCGCCTCGCTCTTGAAGAAGGGAAGGATGCAAAATGGGACAAATTTTCTTGGGTATGGGGAGAATCTCCAAAGTGTTTCTCCTACAATTTAGGAAAGGTGCTGTGTGATGAACGAAATCACATTCGGACTCTCACACAGAAGATAGCAGAATAAAACTGAAgcatacaaacacaaaaaacAGAAGCATTAGAGAAATGTTGCTTTTAAATCCATTTAGCAAAACGAAAATGTAAGGAGAACTATTTTGTTCCATGTAAAAAggcatatttttatattgtaaAACATTATAATGATCGAAATAAACCAATGGACTGTAATTTAGTTATTTTGTTGGGTGTCGTTAGCCCCTAGTTATTTGGAACCGGGGCAAAACGTAAGAAAATTGATCTTGAGTTAGTCCCCTCTCGAAGGGAAAACcaataaatttgagaaaaaaccTCAACAGTCTGAAG
The nucleotide sequence above comes from Armigeres subalbatus isolate Guangzhou_Male chromosome 3, GZ_Asu_2, whole genome shotgun sequence. Encoded proteins:
- the LOC134224680 gene encoding importin subunit alpha-3 gives rise to the protein MASIDSQAKNRMQGFKNKGKDQEEMRRRRNEVTVELRKNKREETILKRRNVPQTTAESTDEDDYTSPSNLRKLVEKAGNSADKEEQLAAVQAARRLLSSDRNPPIDSLIQSGILPILVGCLERNDNQLLQFEAAWALTNIASGTSSQTNQVVRAGAVPLFLRLLGSPAANVCEQAVWALGNIIGDGPCLRDYVIKLGVVQPLLSFIKPEIPIPFLRNVTWVIVNLCRNKDPPPPVDTILEILPALNMLIHHTDINILVDTVWALSYLTDGGNEQIQLVIDSSVVPKLIPLLSHVEVKVQTAALRAVGNIVTGSDDQTQVVLNCDALSHFPALLSHPKDKIRKEAVWFLSNITAGNQAQVQAVIDAGLLPKIIENLSKGEFQTQKEAAWAISNLTISGNRDQVAQLIRDGAIPPFCDLLTCKDTQVINVILDGINNMLKQAGPHTEEIANMIEECDGVSKIEVLQNHENIEIYKLAYDIIEQFFSDDTDEAVLDELRPAADENAFQFNQNANVPRDGFNF